The segment TCCGCCGTTGCGGGCGTTCTCGCGTTCGCTGCAGCGCGCGCTGCCGGTACCGAACTGCGCCCCGCAGATGCGCCGTGGACGGATCTGCCGACGGCATTCGAGAAGCGGAAGAGTTCACGAAAGTAGCCACCGTGATCGGCCAGCAGATTCAGACGTACCTCGACCATCTGGTGGTCGAACGCGGGTCGGCACCGAACACGGTGTCGTCCTACCGTCGCGATCTGGTGCGGTACGAGCGGTTCCTGAGCGGCTATGGCATCACCGATCTGGTGAAGGTCGCCGAGAACGACATCACCGAGTTCGTGCTCTACCTGCGGCGCGGGGATGACGAATTTCCGGCTCTCGCAGCGAGTTCGGCTGCCCGGACGTTGATTGCAGTGCGCGGTCTGCACAGGTTCGCGCTCGCGGAGGGAATGGTCGAGCGCAACGTCGCGAGCGAGGTCAAGCCGCCCCAGCCGGCGAAGCGATTGCCGAAGTCGCTACCCGTCGATCAGGTGGTGGCGTTGCTCGAATCGGCGTCGATCGCCGGTCCCGATGCCCCGCGCGGATTGCGGGATCGGGCCCTGCTGGAACTGCTGTATTCCACCGGGGCTCGTATCTCCGAGGCAGTCGGGCTCGACGTCGACGACATCGACACCGAGGCCCGTTCGGTGCTGTTGCGAGGCAAAGGCGGCAAGCATCGCATCGTCCCGGTCGGGCGGCCCGCGATCGAGGCCGTCGACGCATACCTTGTGCGTGGGCGGCCGGGGCTGGTCTCGCGCTCGAATCCTGCGCTGTTCCTCAACGTCCGGGGCGGCAGGTTGTCTCGGCAGAGTGCGTGGCAGGTGCTCCAAGACTCCGCACAAAGGGCCGGAATCACCGCAGGAGTGTCGCCGCACGTCCTTCGGCATTCGTTCGCTACTCATCTACTGGACGGTGGTGCCGACGTCCGCGTCGTGCAGGAGCTGTTAGGGCATGCATCGGTGACGACGACGCAGATCTACACTCTCGTCACCGTCACCACACTTCGTGAAGTGTGGGCGGGAGCGCATCCACGGGCTCGGTAGCACGAGGCCGGCGACCGTGCGTCAGCGTGTCCGATGACATTGCACGAGCGTCAAGCGGTAGCGTTTGCGTGAACTACTCGAAGACGAACGGGACAGGGGAGCGCTGGAACGTGTCGACACCGCAGCCGCCAGCGGCGGAGTCAGGCTTGGATCATCCGCATCTCGAGGGCGCCCTGTTCCAGACGCGTCAACCGGAATCCAGTCGGGAGACACGCGACATCCTTCCCGCGCCGAACGAGCTCGGGCCCACCGGTCGCAAGACCCGGGCGGTCCCCGATCCGCAGCCGTTGGCCAGTCACGGCCCGGCCAAGATCATCGCGATGTGCAACCAGAAGGGTGGCGTCGGCAAGACGACGTCGACCATCAATCTCGGTGCCTCGTTGGCCGGCTACGGCCGTCGGGTGCTGCTCGTGGATCTCGACCCGCAGGGCGCACTGTCCGCGGGATTGGGCGTCGCACATCACGAGCTCGATCTGACGGTCTACAACCTCCTCGTCGAAGCGAAGGTCTCTGCCGACGACATCATCATGCGCACTCGCGTCGAGAATCTCGATCTGATGCCCAGCAACATCGATCTCTCCGCAGCCGAGATTCAGCTGGTCACCGAGGTCGGCCGGGAGCAGACACTCGGGCGGGTGCTGCATCCGATTCTCGATCGCTACGACTACGTCCTCATCGATTGCCAGCCGTCTCTCGGTCTGTTGACGGTCAACGCGCTCACGTGCGCCGACGAAGTGCTGATCCCGATGGAGTGCGAGTATTTCAGCCTCCGCGGGCTGGCGTTGCTCAACGACACCGTCGAGAAGGTGCGCGACCGCCTCAACCCCCGGCTCAAGTTGGCCGGCATCGTGGTGACGATGTTCGACGCGCGCACTCTGCATTCGCGTGAGGTGATGACGCGAGTGGTCGAGGTGTTCGGCGACGTCGTCTACGACACGGTGATCACCCGTACCGTGCGATTCCCGGAAACCAGTGTGGCCGGAGAGCCGATCACCACGTGGGCTCCGAAATCC is part of the Rhodococcus sp. SBT000017 genome and harbors:
- the xerD gene encoding site-specific tyrosine recombinase XerD, translating into MIGQQIQTYLDHLVVERGSAPNTVSSYRRDLVRYERFLSGYGITDLVKVAENDITEFVLYLRRGDDEFPALAASSAARTLIAVRGLHRFALAEGMVERNVASEVKPPQPAKRLPKSLPVDQVVALLESASIAGPDAPRGLRDRALLELLYSTGARISEAVGLDVDDIDTEARSVLLRGKGGKHRIVPVGRPAIEAVDAYLVRGRPGLVSRSNPALFLNVRGGRLSRQSAWQVLQDSAQRAGITAGVSPHVLRHSFATHLLDGGADVRVVQELLGHASVTTTQIYTLVTVTTLREVWAGAHPRAR
- a CDS encoding ParA family protein, producing the protein MSTPQPPAAESGLDHPHLEGALFQTRQPESSRETRDILPAPNELGPTGRKTRAVPDPQPLASHGPAKIIAMCNQKGGVGKTTSTINLGASLAGYGRRVLLVDLDPQGALSAGLGVAHHELDLTVYNLLVEAKVSADDIIMRTRVENLDLMPSNIDLSAAEIQLVTEVGREQTLGRVLHPILDRYDYVLIDCQPSLGLLTVNALTCADEVLIPMECEYFSLRGLALLNDTVEKVRDRLNPRLKLAGIVVTMFDARTLHSREVMTRVVEVFGDVVYDTVITRTVRFPETSVAGEPITTWAPKSGGAQAYRALAREVIYRSGP